One Hyla sarda isolate aHylSar1 chromosome 11, aHylSar1.hap1, whole genome shotgun sequence genomic window carries:
- the CINP gene encoding cyclin-dependent kinase 2-interacting protein isoform X1, with the protein MENKSAITPNKSALTGSVRKIKDNAADWHNLTLRWESCNDTAFSAASRIVNLKISTLSHEKILLDDAASAPENTAKDKEELERLCSELLDLLEKMQKIQLKMEKLTSTFKGVCDLEAYQCSHENSKPVLFHTWPTALFYKTSLKMSEMYKNEISLKKTIVGEIAHTSDQDLLLVYLSCWLYQPYIDNSIKVLLEGMLLETGHRPL; encoded by the exons ATAAATCCGCTATAACCCCTAATAAGTCAGCGCTGACGGGCAGCGTGCGGAAGATCAAAGACAACGCTGCGGACTGGCACAACCTGAcgctgaggtgggagagctgcaatGACACCGCGTTCAGCGCCGCCAGCAGGATCGTCAACCTTAAAATCAGCACCCT aTCACATGAGAAGATCTTACTAGATGATGCAGCGTCTGCTCCGGAGAACACAGCAAAGGATAAAGAAGAACTGGAAAGACTGTGCTCAGAGTTACTGGACCTGCTGGAGAAAATG CAAAAAATTCAGCTGAAAATGGAGAAGTTGACGTCCACATTTAAAGGCGTTTGTGATCTGGAAGCTTATCAGTGCAGCCATGAAAATTCCAAGCCCGTACTTTTCCATACATGGCCTACAGCGCTATTTT ACAAGACCTCCTTAAAGATGTCGGAAATGTATAAAAACGAAATCTCCCTCAAGAAGACGATTGTTGGAGAAATAGCCCACACCTCGGACCAGGACTTGTTATTGGTCTATCTGTCCTGCTGGTTATATCAGCCGTACATCGATAATAGTATTAAAGTCTTACTAGAGGGCATGCTGCTGGAGACTGGGCACCGGCCCCTATGA
- the CINP gene encoding cyclin-dependent kinase 2-interacting protein isoform X2, producing MENKSAITPNKSALTGSVRKIKDNAADWHNLTLRWESCNDTAFSAASRIVNLKISTLSHEKILLDDAASAPENTAKDKEELERLCSELLDLLEKMQKIQLKMEKLTSTFKGVCDLEAYQCSHENSKPVLFHTWPTALFCRNHMVCVSQEGGGCFQRGILTEAEWMAG from the exons ATAAATCCGCTATAACCCCTAATAAGTCAGCGCTGACGGGCAGCGTGCGGAAGATCAAAGACAACGCTGCGGACTGGCACAACCTGAcgctgaggtgggagagctgcaatGACACCGCGTTCAGCGCCGCCAGCAGGATCGTCAACCTTAAAATCAGCACCCT aTCACATGAGAAGATCTTACTAGATGATGCAGCGTCTGCTCCGGAGAACACAGCAAAGGATAAAGAAGAACTGGAAAGACTGTGCTCAGAGTTACTGGACCTGCTGGAGAAAATG CAAAAAATTCAGCTGAAAATGGAGAAGTTGACGTCCACATTTAAAGGCGTTTGTGATCTGGAAGCTTATCAGTGCAGCCATGAAAATTCCAAGCCCGTACTTTTCCATACATGGCCTACAGCGCTATTTT GCAGAaatcacatggtctgtgtctctcaggagggtggaggctgctttcagagagggattttgaCAGAggcagagtggatggctggatga